A region of Sugiyamaella lignohabitans strain CBS 10342 chromosome A, complete sequence DNA encodes the following proteins:
- the EAF1 gene encoding Eaf1p (Component of the NuA4 histone acetyltransferase complex; acts as a platform for assembly of NuA4 subunits into the native complex; required for initiation of pre-meiotic DNA replication, likely due to its requirement for expression of IME1; GO_component: GO:0035267 - NuA4 histone acetyltransferase complex [Evidence IPI] [PMID 15353583]; GO_component: GO:0035267 - NuA4 histone acetyltransferase complex [Evidence IPI] [PMID 15485911]; GO_component: GO:0000123 - histone acetyltransferase complex [Evidence IPI] [PMID 12672825]; GO_component: GO:0005634 - nucleus [Evidence IEA,IEA]; GO_function: GO:0003677 - DNA binding [Evidence IEA]; GO_function: GO:0003682 - chromatin binding [Evidence IEA]; GO_function: GO:0003674 - molecular_function [Evidence ND]; GO_process: GO:0006281 - DNA repair [Evidence IEA]; GO_process: GO:0006281 - DNA repair [Evidence IDA] [PMID 16135807]; GO_process: GO:0043623 - cellular protein complex assembly [Evidence IMP] [PMID 18212047]; GO_process: GO:0006974 - cellular response to DNA damage stimulus [Evidence IEA]; GO_process: GO:0016568 - chromatin modification [Evidence IEA]; GO_process: GO:0016568 - chromatin modification [Evidence IPI] [PMID 12672825]; GO_process: GO:0006355 - regulation of transcription, DNA-templated [Evidence IEA]; GO_process: GO:0006351 - transcription, DNA-templated [Evidence IEA]), with the protein METLRAQAIEKRRQQCSDVVRDRKRKLTEFYYLSRYPVRPISRDEIRSEHENVIGFLAQNDMENGVVFNDVTLPSPADDYLGNGPKRARTEPPLSITQQQYQQQLNLQQQQQQLRALNGPSSGPAAVGSRSMSSVSASLPALASGGVKSAPPSINPQTTTATASTTTVRSVAGSGPGGSISASDATTAAETASVLSGNGASTGSNSGEADSKGIAGAGASMATGTLSAPSKQPPLPRQSMTAIRRSQRSTPPPNGANQKNITYVTYSPPSSEAGDSSTPPVTGPTPPPEVMVFVVPDRLPEPPQSRRPLAELYYTTQTLPLSKLLPSANKTLTTDGYQLALLEGKLAVVHARIEELKRAEKWSLRQHMKFKGPYRPKTHWDNLLDEMRWMQIAYKEERKLKIAVCYEIACAVRDYWKFGKDATCVKFKPIVHLKTEPEEKDQDQEVDADGDESMKLDIPDAVEENEVAVAEQSNNDGDVIVGADAEAEANAKDGDADSKEESKALVKVEKQDSINPELLSSDSAESGKWLDSLVPIKNKNEESVDEEKPQLHQSPFKVYMSFDSLNSASKEIFNMLPQLPTFNITAPYINEFDSLSLTSVTRFLSAPDLGRGWQRVVLDTISDESPKIKEPSEPEETKRRPIFSHDSHRRYVIKAPQPPNLKYLEYRTPTLWLPQDDNKLLKLVKDFMYNWNIVSMHMQPVTTYGYISNIERRTPWQCFERWHQLNPSFPLTELKGQYAQQAQIWMDASIKAQTLTKRRISPLGVANESIQRGHKRLRWASMLDAIRKNMRKRENAPKPNNSVQRKLQMNDGNKMNVASPLELSRMKHERDKAIAEAYAQQQQRNSQLASGGATSAVAAAAAAAGGATARHAGQNGPNSVAASRVAVTGGPVPQPIATGVGAPSVPLVAAGGQQPRPPMPVKGIPAAANGANGVNGQQVPRMSAEQLQHMYQLERHRQMLRQQQQAAAAAAAAANGTAGAGVARTAGSATPPTPVVAGTSPAAGSPVMPQTSVAGGTGAPAAGTSPAASVAGVAPAGQVTPLLSQQHITNLVNSLAAQHPNMTPEQVTKLAHAQIQRYLLQQKQLQQQQQQQQQQQQQQLQQQQRLVQQQQQQQQQQTQRLAAAAAAQQGLRQGPVQAQGRVAGVAGANGIQSPTIASPTMANVRPAGVPSPTVVTHPGSVPSPTLVAATSVPGGPSPTMTANARMVPGPQQVQAALYAKQQAQAQAQAQVQAQQAQARARAAQAHAHAQAQAHAHAQAQQRASPTSHTSPQVTAAQQQQIMAQVMRQQMQQQQQAARHQPPTNPAPPK; encoded by the coding sequence ATGGAGACGCTACGCGCTCAGGCCATCGAGAAACGACGGCAGCAGTGCAGCGATGTTGTTCGGGATCGGAAGCGTAAGCTCACGGagttttattatttgtcgCGATATCCGGTGCGTCCTATCTCGCGGGATGAGATCAGGAGTGAACATGAGAATGTCATAGGGTTTTTGGCCCAGAACGATATGGAAAACGGTGTTGTGTTTAACGATGTCACGCTTCCGAGTCCGGCAGACGATTATTTGGGAAATGGACCTAAACGAGCGCGTACAGAACCGCCGCTGTCCATcactcagcagcagtatcagcagcagctcaatctccaacagcaacagcagcagttgcgGGCTTTAAATGGACCAAGTTCGGGTCCAGCTGCGGTTGGTTCGCGAAGTATGAGCTCTGTGTCGGCTTCTTTACCGGCATTGGCTTCAGGTGGTGTGAAATCAGCTCCTCCTTCAATCAATCCTCAGactactactgctactgctagtACTACGACGGTTAGAAGTGTGGCTGGTAGTGGTCCAGGAGGTTCgatttctgcttctgatgCCAcaacagctgctgaaaCCGCGAGTGTTTTAAGTGGAAATGGAGCCTCAACAGGTTCTAACAGTGGTGAGGCCGATTCCAAGGGAATTGCTGGTGCAGGTGCTTCGATGGCAACCGGTACGCTATCCGCACCTTCTAAACAACCTCCTCTGCCAAGACAGAGTATGACTGCAATTCGAAGGAGTCAGAGATCCACTCCACCGCCAAATGGTGCCAATCAAAAGAATATCACATATGTTACATACAGCCCACCGAGTTCAGAGGCTGGTGACAGCTCGACTCCGCCTGTAACTGGACCAACTCCTCCACCAGAAGTCATGGTTTTCGTGGTGCCAGATCGATTGCCTGAGCCACCTCAGAGTCGACGTCCATTGGCAGAGTTGTATTATACAACCCAGACACTTCCTCTCTCGAAACTACTACCATCAGCCAACAAGACCCTGACTACAGATGGGTATCAATTGGCACTTTTAGAAGGGAAGTTGGCAGTTGTACATGCACGAATCGAAGAGTTGAAACGGGCTGAAAAATGGAGTTTACGCCAGCATATGAAGTTTAAAGGGCCGTATCGGCCGAAGACTCACTGGGATAATCTGCTCGACGAGATGAGATGGATGCAAATCGCATATAAAGAAGAGCGCAAACTGAAAATTGCCGTGTGCTATGAAATTGCTTGTGCTGTTAGGGACTATTGGAAGTTTGGAAAGGATGCTACGTGCGTCAAGTTCAAACCAATAGTGCATTTGAAGACAGAGCCGGAAGAGaaggatcaggatcaggaagttgatgctgatgggGATGAGTCGATGAAACTGGATATTCCTGatgcagttgaagaaaatgaagttGCGGTGGCCGAGCAGTCGAACAATGATGGTGATGTCattgttggtgctgatgctgaagctgaagctAATGCCAAGGACGGCGATGCTGATagtaaagaagaaagtaAAGCGCTGGTCAAGGTGGAGAAACAAGATTCTATCAACCCAGAACTTCTAAGTTCAGATTCTGCTGAGTCTGGGAAATGGCTGGATTCGCTCGTGCCCATTAAAAACAAGAACGAAGAGAGTGTCGACGAAGAAAAACCACAACTTCACCAAAGCCCATTTAAAGTGTACATGTCATTTGATTCACTCAACTCTGCATCCAAagaaatatttaatatGCTGCCACAACTGCCAACATTCAATATCACTGCTCCATATATCAACGAGTTTGATAGTTTGTCGCTGACTTCAGTCACACGGTTTCTTTCTGCCCCCGATCTCGGTCGTGGTTGGCAACGGGTGGTGTTGGATACTATTAGCGATGAATCACCCAAGATCAAAGAGCCATCTGAACCAGAGGAGACTAAAAGAAGACCTATATTCAGTCATGACAGTCACCGACGATACGTTATCAAGGCACCTCAACCACCAAACCTCAAATATCTGGAATACCGAACTCCAACACTTTGGTTACCGCAGGACGATAACAAGCTGTTGAAGTTGGTCAAAGATTTCATGTATAATTGGAACATTGTGTCGATGCATATGCAACCAGTCACAACCTATGGCTACATTTCTAATATTGAAAGACGTACCCCATGGCAGTGTTTTGAGCGATGGCACCAATTAAACCCATCGTTTCCACTGACCGAGCTGAAAGGACAGTATGCTCAACAGGCGCAGATCTGGATGGATGCATCCATCAAAGCTCAGACCCTGACCAAGCGAAGAATCTCGCCTTTAGGAGTTGCTAACGAATCGATTCAACGTGGACATAAAAGACTTCGATGGGCTAGTATGTTGGATGCTATTCGAAAGAATATGCGGAAAAGAGAGAACGCACCGAAACCAAATAACTCTGTGCAACGCAAACTTCAAATGAATGATGGCAATAAAATGAATGTAGCTTCACCATTAGAACTGTCACGAATGAAACATGAACGAGACAAGGCTATTGCCGAAGCATATgcccaacaacagcaacgCAATTCTCAATTGGCGTCTGGAGGTGCTACTTCAGcagttgcagcagcagcagcggcagcaggtGGTGCTACCGCCAGACATGCTGGTCAGAATGGACCAAattcagtagcagcttCACGAGTTGCAGTTACTGGAGGCCCTGTACCACAACCTATAGCTACAGGAGTTGGTGCTCCATCAGTGCCTCttgtagcagcaggaggCCAACAACCACGACCACCAATGCCAGTTAAAGGAattccagcagctgctaatggAGCTAATGGAGTCAATGGTCAACAAGTGCCAAGAATGTCTGCTGAACAGCTCCAGCACATGTATCAATTGGAAAGACACCGTCAAATGTTGcgacaacagcaacaagcagcagcggctgctgccgctgctgctaatggaacagcaggtgctggtgttgcAAGGACTGCTGGAAGTGCTACGCCCCCTACACCAGTTGTAGCAGGCACTTcgccagcagctggaaGTCCAGTAATGCCACAGACATCAGTAGCTGGTGGAACTGgagctcctgctgctggtaccTCGCCTGCAGCATCTGTAGCTGGtgtagctcctgctggACAAGTGACTCCATTATTAAGTCAACAACATATTACAAACCTCGTCAACTCATTAGCTGCTCAACATCCTAACATGACTCCAGAGCAAGTGACTAAACTGGCACATGCTCAAATCCAACGGTACCTGCTacaacagaaacagctccaacaacagcagcagcagcaacaacagcaacaacagcagcaattacagcaacaacagcggTTAgtccaacaacagcaacagcagcaacagcaacaaacCCAGCgattagcagcagctgctgctgctcaacaAGGACTTCGTCAGGGTCCAGTTCAAGCTCAAGGTCGAGTGGCcggtgttgctggtgcAAATGGTATTCAATCACCGACCATAGCGTCTCCAACTATGGCCAATGTCCGACCTGCTGGAGTTCCTTCTCCAACTGTGGTGACACATCCTGGAAGTGTTCCTTCGCCAACCCTCGTCGCGGCCACTTCTGTTCCTGGTGGACCTTCACCGACCATGACTGCCAATGCTCGAATGGTTCCTGGACCCCAGCAAGTTCAAGCTGCTCTGTACGCCAAACAACAGGCACAAGCCCAAGCCCAAGCTCAAGTTCAGGCTCAACAAGCACAAGCCAGAGCTCGAGCTGCTCAGGCACACGCTCATgcccaagctcaagctcatgCTCACGCACAAGCCCAACAACGAGCTTCGCCAACCAGTCACACTTCACCACAAGTCACAGcagctcaacaacaacaaatcatGGCCCAAGTCATGCGACAGCAGatgcaacaacagcaacaagcgGCCCGTCACCAACCACCAACAAACCCTGCCCCGCCAAAATAA